A genomic region of Caulobacter sp. NIBR2454 contains the following coding sequences:
- the clpS gene encoding ATP-dependent Clp protease adapter ClpS: MPERAGAGQNNGAGSAIVTQTKPKTQKPSLYRVLILNDDYTPMEFVVYVLERFFNKNREEATRIMLHVHQNGVGVCGVFTYEVAETKVAQVTDTARRHQHPLQCTMEKD, encoded by the coding sequence ATGCCGGAGCGAGCAGGCGCAGGACAGAACAACGGGGCGGGTTCGGCCATCGTCACCCAGACGAAACCGAAGACGCAGAAGCCTTCGCTGTACCGCGTGCTCATCCTGAACGACGACTACACGCCGATGGAATTCGTCGTGTACGTCCTCGAACGCTTCTTCAACAAGAACCGCGAGGAAGCGACTCGCATCATGCTCCACGTTCATCAGAACGGCGTCGGAGTGTGCGGCGTGTTCACTTACGAAGTCGCGGAAACCAAGGTCGCCCAAGTCACGGACACAGCCCGCCGGCACCAGCATCCGCTGCAGTGCACCATGGAAAAGGACTAG
- a CDS encoding DNA polymerase IV: protein MTALCRDCGWTGQMGPKVSPRRCPSCNGFRVVAHEELATLSMAHMDCDAFYASVEKRDNPELRDVPVIVGGGKRGVVTTCCYIARVSGARSAMPMFKALALCPNAVVIKPNFAKYKEASRAIFGRVENLTPLVQRLSLDEAWIDMAGTERLHGAPPAVILARLQAEIEREVGLTVSIGLAPNKFLAKIASDLDKPRGFSVIGGAEAKSFLASRPIGILPGVGPASIKSMEAAGFKTVGDIAAADPKDLVKRFGAHGLRLSQLAQGRDARAVDPDHSRKTISAETTFNDDLHRIADLEDMLWPLCEKVARQARAEGVAGRVAALKLRTPDFKIHTRRRTLAVPTQTAKTLFAVVRELLAAEPPGAAYRLIGAGLTEFVDAEQAASDFFAGDERRALSGEKAADSLRARFGAAALVTGRALRRKK, encoded by the coding sequence CTGACAGCCCTCTGCCGCGACTGTGGCTGGACGGGCCAGATGGGACCTAAGGTCTCCCCTCGCCGCTGCCCGTCCTGCAATGGTTTTCGCGTCGTTGCCCACGAGGAGCTGGCGACCCTGTCCATGGCCCACATGGACTGTGACGCCTTCTATGCGTCGGTCGAAAAGCGCGACAATCCAGAGCTTCGCGACGTCCCCGTCATCGTCGGCGGCGGCAAGCGAGGCGTCGTCACCACCTGCTGCTACATCGCCCGGGTCAGCGGCGCCCGCTCGGCCATGCCGATGTTCAAGGCTCTGGCCCTTTGCCCCAACGCCGTGGTCATCAAGCCCAACTTCGCCAAGTACAAGGAAGCCAGCCGCGCCATCTTCGGCCGGGTGGAGAATCTGACGCCCCTGGTCCAGCGCCTGTCCCTGGATGAAGCCTGGATCGACATGGCGGGGACAGAGCGCCTGCACGGCGCCCCTCCGGCCGTGATCCTGGCGCGCCTTCAGGCCGAGATCGAGCGCGAGGTCGGCCTGACCGTCTCCATCGGCCTGGCCCCCAACAAGTTCCTGGCCAAGATCGCCTCCGACCTCGACAAGCCCCGCGGCTTCTCCGTGATCGGCGGGGCCGAGGCCAAAAGCTTCCTGGCCTCCCGACCCATAGGCATCCTGCCCGGCGTCGGCCCCGCCTCGATCAAGTCGATGGAGGCCGCGGGCTTCAAGACCGTGGGCGATATCGCCGCCGCCGACCCCAAGGATCTGGTCAAGCGCTTCGGCGCCCATGGCCTTCGCCTGTCGCAGCTGGCCCAGGGCCGTGACGCTCGCGCCGTCGATCCTGACCACAGCCGCAAGACCATCAGCGCCGAGACCACCTTCAACGACGACCTGCACCGCATCGCCGACCTGGAGGACATGCTCTGGCCGCTCTGCGAGAAGGTCGCCCGCCAGGCCCGCGCCGAAGGGGTCGCCGGTCGCGTCGCCGCGCTCAAGCTGCGCACCCCCGATTTCAAGATCCACACCCGGCGCCGCACCCTCGCCGTGCCGACCCAGACGGCCAAGACCCTGTTCGCCGTCGTTCGAGAGCTGTTGGCAGCCGAACCGCCCGGCGCGGCGTATCGCCTCATCGGCGCGGGCCTCACCGAGTTCGTCGACGCCGAGCAAGCCGCCTCGGACTTTTTCGCCGGCGATGAGCGCCGGGCCCTGTCGGGCGAGAAGGCGGCCGATTCGCTGCGGGCGCGCTTTGGGGCCGCCGCATTGGTCACAGGTCGTGCGCTGCGCCGCAAAAAGTGA
- a CDS encoding response regulator, producing MTKKVLIVEDNELNMKLFHDLLEAQGYDTLETREGLQALAMAREHRPDLILMDIQLPEISGLEVTKWLKEDDDLSHIPVVAVTAFAMKGDEERIREGGCEAYISKPISVSHFLETIRRFLG from the coding sequence ATGACGAAGAAGGTCCTCATCGTCGAGGATAACGAGCTGAACATGAAGCTCTTTCATGATCTGCTCGAGGCCCAAGGGTACGACACCCTGGAGACCCGCGAGGGTCTGCAGGCGCTCGCCATGGCGCGTGAACATCGTCCGGACCTGATCCTCATGGACATCCAGCTTCCGGAGATTTCGGGGCTGGAAGTCACCAAGTGGCTGAAGGAAGACGACGATCTTTCGCACATCCCCGTCGTCGCGGTGACCGCGTTCGCCATGAAGGGCGACGAGGAGCGCATCCGTGAAGGCGGGTGCGAGGCCTATATCTCGAAGCCGATTTCCGTATCACACTTCCTCGAGACGATTCGACGCTTCCTGGGCTGA
- a CDS encoding PleD family two-component system response regulator, giving the protein MSARILVVDDIEANVRLLEAKLTAEYYDVSYAYDGVTALAMAAEQRPDIILLDVMMPGMDGFAVCRRLKDDPATRHIPVVLVTALDGRADRIAGLEAGADDFLTKPIDDVLLMARVRSLTRLKLVIDELRQREASGRRIGVIAGAAARLGGTGGRVLIVDDNERQASRLVDELSLDHRPVWESDIDKAQVAAHGPVDLVLVNATAKAFDGLRFAAALRSDETTRHIPVITIVDPDDRARLVKALEIGVNDILTKPIDPQELAARARTQIKRKRYTDFLRDNLDHSLELAVTDQLTGLHNRRYMVGQLGALVTRAVRGGEPVAAMMIDIDHFKQINDTFGHDVGDEVLREFAVRLASNVRAIDLPCRYGGEEFTVIMPDTRLEDAQRIAERIRTHVAGSPFRVSGGAELLTATISIGVAATLDETDTPEALLKRADSAVYEAKASGRNRVIARAA; this is encoded by the coding sequence GTGAGCGCGCGCATTCTGGTCGTCGATGACATCGAGGCCAATGTCCGTCTGCTCGAAGCCAAGCTGACGGCGGAGTATTACGACGTCAGCTACGCCTACGACGGCGTCACCGCCCTGGCCATGGCCGCCGAACAGCGGCCGGACATCATCCTTCTGGACGTCATGATGCCTGGCATGGACGGCTTTGCCGTCTGTCGCCGGCTGAAGGATGACCCCGCCACTCGCCACATCCCCGTGGTGCTGGTCACGGCGCTGGACGGCCGGGCCGACCGCATCGCCGGGCTTGAAGCCGGGGCCGACGACTTTCTTACCAAGCCCATCGACGATGTCCTGCTGATGGCGCGCGTGCGCAGTCTGACGCGCCTGAAGCTGGTGATCGACGAACTTCGCCAGCGCGAAGCCTCGGGCCGTCGTATCGGGGTCATCGCCGGCGCCGCCGCGCGCCTGGGCGGGACGGGCGGACGGGTGCTGATCGTCGATGACAACGAGCGCCAGGCCAGCCGATTGGTGGACGAACTGTCCCTGGACCATCGCCCGGTCTGGGAAAGCGATATCGATAAGGCGCAGGTGGCCGCTCACGGGCCTGTTGACCTGGTGCTGGTCAACGCCACGGCCAAGGCCTTCGATGGCCTGCGTTTCGCCGCGGCCCTGCGGTCGGACGAGACGACCCGGCATATTCCAGTGATCACCATCGTCGATCCCGATGACCGCGCCCGACTGGTCAAGGCGCTGGAGATCGGCGTCAATGACATCCTGACCAAGCCCATCGATCCGCAGGAACTGGCGGCGCGGGCGAGGACCCAGATCAAGCGCAAGCGCTACACCGATTTTCTGCGCGACAACCTCGACCATTCGCTGGAGCTGGCGGTCACCGATCAGCTGACCGGCCTGCACAACCGCCGCTACATGGTGGGGCAGCTGGGCGCCCTGGTGACGCGGGCCGTGCGCGGTGGCGAGCCGGTGGCGGCGATGATGATCGACATCGATCACTTCAAGCAGATCAACGACACCTTCGGTCACGACGTGGGCGACGAGGTGCTGCGCGAGTTCGCGGTGCGCCTGGCGTCCAACGTGCGGGCCATCGACCTGCCGTGCCGCTATGGCGGCGAGGAGTTCACGGTGATCATGCCGGACACCCGCCTGGAGGACGCGCAACGTATCGCCGAGCGTATCCGCACCCACGTGGCGGGCTCGCCGTTCCGGGTTTCCGGCGGGGCGGAGCTGCTGACGGCGACCATCTCCATCGGCGTGGCGGCGACCCTGGACGAGACCGATACGCCCGAAGCCCTGCTGAAGCGGGCCGACAGCGCGGTTTATGAAGCCAAGGCGTCCGGCCGCAACCGCGTGATCGCCAGGGCGGCCTAG
- a CDS encoding glutaminyl-peptide cyclotransferase, producing the protein MTRLLGLAAALCLLTACAAPPAKVEAATPEYGYQVVQALPHDPKAFTQGLFYKDGAFYESTGQHGQSSIRKVDPATGRVLQIQPLDQQYFGEGIIDAGDRIVQLTWRHEVGFIYGLGDFKPQGRFTYAGEGWGLTRDDRRLFMSDGTADIRILDPKTLQETGRIHVTDAAGRPVDQLNELEWVKGEIYANIWQTDLIARIDPASGKVTGWINLSGLLPDTDRAGADVLNGIAYDAVADRLFVTGKLWPKMFEIKLTPPAKP; encoded by the coding sequence ATGACGCGCCTTCTCGGCCTCGCCGCCGCCCTTTGCCTCCTTACCGCCTGCGCCGCCCCGCCGGCCAAGGTCGAGGCCGCCACGCCGGAATACGGCTATCAGGTGGTCCAGGCCCTGCCGCACGATCCCAAGGCCTTCACCCAGGGCCTCTTCTACAAGGACGGCGCGTTCTACGAGAGCACCGGCCAGCACGGCCAATCCTCGATCCGCAAGGTCGATCCGGCGACCGGCCGCGTTCTCCAGATCCAGCCGCTGGACCAGCAGTACTTCGGCGAAGGCATCATCGACGCCGGCGACCGGATCGTGCAACTCACCTGGCGGCACGAGGTCGGCTTCATCTATGGCCTGGGCGACTTTAAACCCCAGGGGCGGTTCACCTACGCGGGCGAAGGCTGGGGCCTGACCCGCGACGATCGCCGCCTGTTCATGAGCGACGGCACCGCCGACATCCGCATCCTTGATCCCAAGACGCTGCAGGAGACCGGCCGCATCCACGTCACCGACGCCGCCGGCCGGCCTGTCGATCAGCTGAACGAGCTGGAATGGGTCAAGGGTGAGATCTACGCCAACATCTGGCAGACCGACCTCATCGCCCGCATCGACCCCGCCAGCGGCAAGGTGACAGGCTGGATCAATCTGTCCGGCTTGCTGCCCGACACCGACCGCGCCGGCGCCGATGTCTTGAACGGCATCGCCTACGACGCCGTGGCCGACCGTCTGTTCGTCACCGGCAAGCTGTGGCCCAAGATGTTCGAGATCAAGCTGACCCCGCCGGCCAAGCCCTAG
- the rpmG gene encoding 50S ribosomal protein L33, with translation MAKPASIKIRLNSTADTGFFYVAKKNARTKTEKLVLKKYDPVIRKHVEFREGKIK, from the coding sequence ATGGCTAAGCCGGCTTCCATCAAGATCCGCCTCAACTCGACGGCGGACACCGGGTTCTTCTACGTCGCGAAGAAGAACGCCCGCACCAAGACCGAGAAGCTCGTGCTGAAGAAGTACGACCCGGTCATCCGCAAGCACGTGGAATTCCGCGAAGGCAAGATCAAGTAG
- a CDS encoding NUDIX hydrolase yields the protein MAEPTLDAEYDPLTHGALRKAGAAAVVTRHAATLIVVKRDDGPPRLLMGRRNGGHAFMPGKWVFPGGRIDRTDFIAPAGTDLNPKVASQLAQAQRHASPTLPRALAMAAVRETFEEAGLLLAKPAPPRPGAGPWRDFLAVGAAPDLSALTYVARAITPPYRPRRFDARFFMAEADRLMSLERLPDGELDEIAWLALDEALALEELPAITRFVVQEVAERLKQPDRPIPYMRFLNGRRKLVYL from the coding sequence ATGGCCGAACCGACTCTGGACGCCGAATACGACCCGCTGACCCACGGCGCCTTGCGCAAGGCTGGGGCCGCCGCCGTAGTCACCCGCCACGCCGCCACCCTGATCGTGGTCAAGCGTGACGACGGGCCCCCGCGCCTGCTCATGGGTCGTCGCAACGGCGGCCACGCCTTCATGCCGGGCAAGTGGGTGTTTCCCGGGGGGCGCATCGACCGCACCGACTTCATCGCCCCCGCCGGAACGGACCTGAACCCCAAGGTCGCATCACAGCTCGCGCAAGCGCAGCGCCACGCCAGCCCCACCCTGCCCCGCGCGCTGGCCATGGCCGCCGTCCGCGAAACCTTCGAGGAGGCCGGGCTTTTGCTGGCCAAGCCCGCGCCGCCCAGACCAGGCGCCGGCCCCTGGCGCGACTTCCTGGCGGTAGGCGCCGCGCCGGACCTGTCGGCCCTGACCTATGTGGCCCGCGCCATCACCCCGCCCTATCGGCCACGCCGCTTCGACGCCCGCTTCTTCATGGCCGAGGCCGATCGCTTGATGAGCCTGGAGCGTCTGCCGGACGGCGAGTTGGACGAGATCGCCTGGCTGGCGCTGGATGAGGCCCTGGCTTTGGAGGAACTGCCCGCCATCACCCGCTTCGTCGTGCAGGAGGTGGCCGAGCGTCTTAAGCAGCCCGACCGCCCGATTCCTTACATGCGCTTCCTCAACGGGCGACGGAAGCTGGTCTACCTCTAG
- a CDS encoding amidohydrolase has protein sequence MRVVNLGLAAAAVLVSGQAAQAATTEEIAAAAAKIQPKVVTWRRDFHQHPELGEQETRTAAIVAKHLKDLGFEVRTGVAKTGVVGVLKGGKPGGVVALRADMDGLPVEEKTGLPFASKAKGMWEGKEVPVMHACGHDTHVAMLMGAAEIMAGMKDQIQGTVVLIFQPAEEGMQAGAGIGGAELMVKEGVLESPKVDAVFGIHIGPGEPGTLNWRSGGFYASVDRITIKLKGRQTHGARPWSGVDLSSAAAEMITALNGVAARQLDVAASPTIITIATIHGGVRNNIIPEDLVMEGTLRTFSDERNKDVKARISKTVTNIAAVWGATAEVGFSGFYPVTYNDPALTKWAEPSLVRATGGKIEPNGDLVTGAEDFSFFAQKVPGLYLQLGGRKAQYKAGESPVNHSPYFDIDEKVLETGVKAHVTLALDYLDSKAAK, from the coding sequence ATGCGCGTTGTGAATTTGGGTTTGGCGGCTGCGGCCGTGCTGGTTTCGGGACAGGCGGCTCAGGCGGCCACCACCGAGGAGATCGCGGCCGCGGCGGCGAAGATCCAGCCCAAGGTCGTCACCTGGCGGCGGGATTTCCACCAGCACCCCGAACTGGGCGAGCAGGAGACCCGCACGGCGGCGATCGTCGCCAAGCACCTGAAGGACCTTGGCTTTGAGGTGCGCACCGGCGTGGCCAAGACGGGCGTCGTCGGGGTGCTGAAGGGCGGCAAGCCTGGCGGCGTGGTCGCCCTGCGGGCCGACATGGACGGTCTTCCGGTCGAGGAGAAGACCGGCCTGCCCTTCGCCTCCAAGGCCAAGGGGATGTGGGAGGGCAAGGAGGTGCCCGTCATGCACGCCTGCGGTCATGACACCCATGTGGCCATGCTGATGGGTGCGGCTGAAATCATGGCCGGCATGAAGGACCAGATCCAAGGGACGGTCGTGCTGATCTTCCAGCCGGCGGAAGAGGGGATGCAGGCCGGAGCCGGAATCGGCGGCGCCGAACTGATGGTCAAGGAAGGCGTGCTGGAAAGCCCCAAGGTCGACGCCGTGTTCGGCATTCATATCGGTCCCGGTGAGCCCGGAACTCTGAACTGGCGGTCGGGCGGATTCTACGCCAGCGTCGACCGCATCACCATCAAACTGAAGGGCCGGCAGACCCACGGCGCGCGTCCCTGGAGCGGCGTTGACCTGTCATCGGCCGCGGCCGAGATGATCACCGCCCTGAACGGCGTCGCGGCGCGTCAGTTGGACGTGGCGGCCTCGCCGACCATCATCACCATCGCCACGATCCATGGCGGCGTTCGCAACAACATCATTCCCGAAGATCTGGTGATGGAAGGCACGCTGCGGACCTTCTCCGACGAGCGGAACAAGGACGTCAAAGCGCGGATCAGCAAGACGGTGACCAACATCGCCGCCGTCTGGGGCGCGACGGCGGAGGTGGGCTTCAGCGGCTTCTACCCCGTGACCTACAACGATCCTGCGCTGACCAAGTGGGCGGAGCCGAGCCTGGTGCGCGCGACTGGCGGCAAGATCGAACCGAACGGCGATCTGGTGACCGGCGCCGAGGACTTCTCGTTCTTCGCCCAGAAGGTTCCGGGGCTGTACCTGCAGCTTGGCGGACGCAAGGCGCAGTACAAGGCGGGTGAAAGCCCGGTGAACCACTCGCCCTATTTCGACATCGACGAGAAGGTGTTGGAGACGGGCGTGAAGGCGCACGTCACCCTGGCGCTCGATTATCTGGACTCCAAGGCGGCCAAGTAG
- the rnr gene encoding ribonuclease R, whose translation MAKRPPVNRTVRPPQGLPDRETLLKFLREAGEADKADIARAFGLKGADRRALRDMLKSLNAEGALGKRGRKGFAERGALPEVGVVEVAERDPDGDLYVQLMRAEDADLIRLAPDRNEAAAGAPGLGDRLLVRFEKLENGETEARMIKRLGQSAHRLLGVIRKHRRETRVEPVDRKIKESLLIPESEAGDLKDGDLVLAAIGQSSSRYGPKQGKILEVVGREDDPKAASLIAIHSHGIRTGFSEQAEAEAEAADAPTLAGREDLRDLPFVTIDPVDARDHDDAVYAHPDPEEKNAGGWVVWVAIADVAAYVRAGTALDREAREKGNSVYFPDRVEPMLPERLSNGLCSLRENENRATLAVRMVFDRTGRKISHRFVRGLMRSAAKLSYEQAQNAIDGNPDDKAGPLLDPILKPLWTAYRLMLKGREARSPLKIQSEERKIAISPEGEVVSIARRVSLEAHQLIEEMMIQANVSAAETLEGKKTPLIYRVHDTPSQEKVFSLADFLGTLGINWNKGEAPRTDRFNALLDETRDGPHSDIVNEVVLRTQMQAHYSTDNIGHFGLNLDRYAHFTSPIRRYADLIVHRGLIRALGLGTDGLTDQDISQLRDTAEHITHSERRAMAAERDATDRYVAAFLQDHVGAEFAGRITGVTRFGLFIRLAETGADGLVPVSTLGNEYFVHDDRMHALVGERTGRRWPLGMMVDIKLIEATPVTGGLVFEMLSEPMPADKNAPAPRLGVRKRGGPPPGVRLGKNAGKGNRKDKGAPKKKGARKR comes from the coding sequence ATGGCCAAACGTCCGCCCGTCAATAGAACCGTCCGTCCGCCCCAGGGCCTTCCCGACCGCGAGACCCTGCTGAAGTTCCTGCGCGAGGCGGGAGAAGCCGACAAGGCCGACATCGCCCGCGCCTTCGGACTGAAAGGCGCGGACCGCCGGGCCCTGCGCGATATGCTCAAATCGCTCAACGCCGAGGGCGCCCTTGGCAAGCGCGGCCGCAAGGGCTTCGCCGAGCGCGGCGCCCTGCCCGAGGTCGGCGTGGTCGAGGTGGCCGAACGCGATCCCGACGGCGACCTCTACGTCCAGCTCATGCGGGCCGAGGACGCCGACCTGATCCGCCTGGCGCCCGACAGGAATGAGGCCGCCGCCGGCGCCCCCGGCCTGGGCGACCGGCTGCTGGTCCGTTTCGAAAAGCTGGAGAACGGCGAGACCGAGGCGCGGATGATCAAGCGCCTGGGCCAGAGCGCCCACCGCCTGCTCGGCGTTATCCGCAAGCACCGCCGCGAGACCCGCGTCGAGCCCGTGGACCGCAAGATCAAGGAAAGCCTGCTGATTCCCGAGAGCGAGGCCGGCGACCTGAAGGACGGCGATCTCGTCCTCGCCGCCATCGGCCAGTCCTCAAGCCGCTACGGCCCCAAGCAGGGCAAGATTCTGGAAGTCGTCGGGCGCGAGGACGATCCCAAGGCCGCGAGCCTGATCGCCATCCACTCGCACGGCATCCGCACCGGCTTTTCCGAGCAGGCCGAGGCCGAGGCGGAAGCCGCCGACGCCCCGACCCTGGCCGGGCGCGAAGACCTGCGCGACCTGCCTTTTGTCACCATCGACCCCGTGGACGCCCGCGACCACGATGACGCTGTCTATGCTCACCCCGATCCGGAAGAGAAGAACGCCGGCGGCTGGGTGGTCTGGGTCGCCATCGCCGACGTCGCCGCCTATGTCCGCGCCGGCACCGCCCTGGACCGCGAGGCCCGCGAGAAGGGCAACAGCGTCTATTTCCCCGACCGCGTCGAGCCCATGCTGCCCGAGCGCCTGTCCAACGGACTGTGCTCCCTGCGCGAGAATGAGAACCGCGCCACCCTGGCTGTGCGGATGGTCTTTGATCGCACGGGTCGCAAGATCAGCCACCGCTTTGTACGCGGTCTGATGCGCTCGGCCGCCAAGCTGTCCTACGAGCAGGCTCAGAACGCCATCGACGGCAATCCCGACGACAAGGCCGGCCCGCTGCTCGATCCGATCCTCAAGCCGCTCTGGACCGCCTACCGCCTGATGCTCAAGGGCCGCGAAGCTCGCAGCCCGCTGAAAATTCAGAGCGAAGAACGCAAGATCGCCATCAGCCCGGAGGGCGAGGTCGTCTCCATCGCCCGCCGCGTCTCCCTCGAAGCACACCAACTTATCGAGGAGATGATGATCCAGGCCAACGTCTCGGCCGCCGAGACGCTAGAGGGCAAGAAGACGCCCCTGATCTACCGTGTTCACGACACCCCCAGCCAGGAGAAGGTGTTCAGCCTTGCCGACTTTCTCGGCACCCTGGGCATCAACTGGAACAAGGGCGAGGCGCCGCGCACCGACCGCTTCAACGCGCTGCTCGACGAGACTCGCGACGGTCCGCACAGCGATATCGTCAACGAGGTCGTCCTGCGCACCCAGATGCAGGCCCACTATTCCACCGACAATATCGGCCACTTCGGCCTGAACCTGGACCGTTACGCCCACTTCACCAGCCCGATCCGCCGCTACGCCGACCTGATCGTCCACCGGGGCCTGATCCGCGCCCTGGGCCTGGGGACCGACGGCCTGACCGACCAGGACATCAGCCAGCTACGCGACACGGCCGAGCACATCACCCATTCGGAGCGCCGCGCCATGGCCGCCGAGCGGGACGCCACCGACCGCTACGTCGCCGCCTTCCTGCAGGACCACGTCGGCGCCGAGTTCGCGGGCCGCATCACCGGGGTCACCCGCTTTGGCCTGTTCATCCGTCTGGCCGAGACCGGGGCGGACGGCCTGGTGCCCGTCTCGACCCTGGGCAACGAGTACTTCGTCCACGACGATCGCATGCACGCCCTGGTGGGCGAGCGCACCGGCCGCCGCTGGCCCCTGGGGATGATGGTGGACATCAAGCTGATCGAGGCCACGCCCGTCACCGGCGGCCTGGTGTTCGAGATGCTCAGCGAGCCCATGCCGGCCGACAAGAACGCGCCCGCGCCACGCCTGGGGGTGCGCAAGCGCGGCGGACCGCCCCCCGGCGTGCGCCTGGGCAAGAACGCCGGCAAGGGCAATCGCAAGGACAAGGGCGCGCCCAAGAAGAAGGGCGCGCGCAAGCGGTAG
- a CDS encoding DUF1801 domain-containing protein has product MRMTRELEGYMSALNHPMRAEVETILVALLSSDADIAAGVKWNAPSFTWKGEDRVTFRLHPKGWLQLILHRGARPRDGAFTFEDPTGLITWLAKDRGMIELKDSATVAAQLSSIVAISRAWMLATAD; this is encoded by the coding sequence ATGCGGATGACGCGAGAACTCGAAGGCTACATGTCGGCCCTCAACCACCCGATGAGGGCCGAGGTGGAGACCATCCTCGTCGCCCTGCTCTCGTCAGACGCCGACATCGCCGCCGGGGTGAAGTGGAACGCACCCAGCTTCACTTGGAAGGGCGAGGATCGAGTGACCTTCCGCCTGCACCCAAAGGGTTGGCTTCAACTCATCCTGCATCGGGGCGCCCGGCCCCGCGACGGAGCCTTCACTTTCGAGGACCCCACCGGCCTGATCACCTGGCTCGCCAAGGATCGCGGCATGATCGAACTCAAGGACTCTGCGACCGTGGCCGCGCAGCTATCCTCTATCGTCGCCATCTCCCGCGCCTGGATGCTGGCGACCGCCGACTAG
- a CDS encoding RNA polymerase sigma factor, with product MTDLDWIEAAITAARPQAVGALLRYFRDLDAAEEAFQEACLRALKSWPRNGPPRDAAAWLILVGRNSGVDVVRKQARLTALPDEAVISDLDDVEDGVAEGIDADQYRDDVLRLLFICCHPDLPATQQIALALRIVSGLTVKQIARAFLVSEAAMEQRITRAKARIGAGDASFETPGPIERAERFEAVAAMLYLVFNEGYSGAADPARAGLADEAIRLSRLLLRLFKTEPEIMGLTALLLLQHARSAARFDATGEIVLLDDQDRSLWNRKMIAEGLALVDKAIRHQRPGAYQIQAAIAALHARAATPDETDWPQIERLYSALEHMQPSPVITLNRAVAVAKVAGPEAALTMIEPLADRLANYFHFHGLRGGLLLQLGRQGEARTAFDHAIALAGSPAEAAHIRTHLDRILKESGAPCG from the coding sequence ATGACCGATCTGGACTGGATCGAGGCGGCGATCACCGCGGCCCGCCCCCAGGCCGTCGGCGCCCTGCTGCGCTACTTCCGAGATTTGGACGCCGCGGAGGAGGCTTTCCAGGAAGCCTGCCTGCGCGCCCTCAAGAGCTGGCCCAGGAACGGCCCGCCCCGCGACGCGGCGGCCTGGCTGATCCTTGTCGGCCGCAACAGTGGCGTTGACGTGGTGCGCAAGCAGGCTCGCCTGACCGCCCTGCCCGACGAGGCCGTCATCTCCGATCTCGACGATGTCGAGGACGGCGTGGCCGAGGGCATCGACGCCGACCAGTACCGCGACGACGTCCTTCGTCTGCTCTTCATCTGCTGCCACCCCGACCTGCCGGCCACCCAGCAGATCGCCCTGGCACTGCGCATCGTCTCGGGCCTGACGGTCAAGCAGATCGCCCGCGCCTTCCTGGTCAGCGAGGCGGCCATGGAACAGCGGATCACCCGCGCCAAGGCCCGCATCGGAGCCGGCGACGCCTCCTTTGAGACCCCAGGCCCCATCGAGCGCGCCGAGCGGTTCGAGGCCGTGGCCGCCATGCTCTACCTCGTCTTCAACGAAGGTTATTCTGGAGCCGCCGACCCGGCCCGCGCTGGCCTGGCGGACGAAGCCATCCGCCTGTCGCGTCTGCTGCTGCGCCTGTTCAAGACCGAGCCGGAGATCATGGGGCTTACCGCCCTGCTCCTGCTGCAGCACGCACGCAGCGCCGCCCGCTTCGACGCCACGGGCGAGATCGTGCTGCTCGACGACCAGGACCGCAGCCTGTGGAACCGCAAGATGATCGCCGAGGGTCTGGCCCTGGTTGATAAGGCCATTCGCCATCAACGCCCCGGCGCCTATCAGATTCAGGCCGCCATCGCCGCCCTGCATGCCCGTGCCGCGACGCCGGACGAGACCGACTGGCCACAGATCGAACGCCTCTATTCGGCGCTGGAGCATATGCAGCCGTCCCCGGTGATCACCCTCAACCGCGCCGTCGCCGTGGCGAAGGTGGCGGGACCGGAGGCCGCCCTGACGATGATCGAGCCCCTGGCCGACCGTCTGGCCAACTACTTCCACTTCCACGGTCTACGCGGCGGTCTGCTGCTGCAGCTCGGCCGGCAGGGCGAGGCGCGCACCGCCTTCGATCACGCCATCGCCCTGGCGGGCTCCCCGGCGGAGGCGGCGCACATTCGAACGCACCTGGACAGGATCTTGAAGGAAAGCGGCGCCCCATGCGGATGA
- a CDS encoding YciI family protein codes for MQYAILCYNQEDVVGAWTKEEDDAVMARLMVVQDRLSKQGKLGPVARLLPTTSATTLRKTAGEPMVIDGPFAETKEQFLGFYVVNCDTLDEVIEIAKELAIANPGVGSYEIRPVGVFFARGAPEQ; via the coding sequence ATGCAATACGCGATCCTTTGCTACAATCAGGAAGACGTCGTCGGCGCCTGGACCAAGGAGGAAGACGACGCCGTCATGGCGCGCCTCATGGTCGTGCAGGACAGGTTGTCAAAGCAGGGCAAGCTTGGCCCCGTGGCGCGGCTTCTGCCGACCACCTCCGCCACCACCCTGCGCAAGACCGCCGGCGAGCCCATGGTCATCGACGGCCCCTTCGCGGAGACCAAGGAGCAGTTCTTGGGCTTCTATGTCGTCAATTGCGACACGCTGGACGAGGTCATCGAGATCGCCAAGGAGTTGGCCATCGCCAATCCCGGCGTCGGCTCCTACGAGATCCGGCCCGTGGGCGTGTTCTTCGCCAGAGGCGCTCCCGAGCAATGA